AGGGATTGAGATTCTTGCCGTAGCCGTAGCGCGGGTTCTTGACCATCTCCAGGTGCATGTCGCCGATCTCGCGCACGATGAGGGGAATGTCCATGGCGCGCGCGGCTTTTTCGGCGCGGCCCGCGCCGAAAAAGGGCGTGACGAAGGCAATGCAGGTGACTTCGATGCCCTGGCGTTTCAGCGCCATGGCGGCGAGGCTGCTGTCCAAGCCGCCGGAGAGAAGTCCCAGTGCTTTACTCATGTTTGATCTCCATATAAATTCTTTTTTTGCTGGTGTTTGCTTCGGGAACATAGCACAGAAGATTGCCCCAAACAAGGCGAATGGCTTGACAAAATCTTAAAATTGGCGGAAGCTAATTATCAAATTTTTTTCGGCACCTCCCCCAACCCGATTTCCGGATTGAATCCATGGCCAAAATCGATGCCTTGTTCAAACTGATGAAGCAGCAGGGCGCGAGCGACCTGCACATCTCCTCGGGCGCGCCGCCCATCTTGCGTCTGCACGGCGAGATGCAGCAGCTCAATTATCCGCCTTTGAACGGCGAGCAGGCCCGCGCTCTGCTGTTTGAAATTCTCAGCGCCGAGCAGCGCAAGCAGTTCGAGGACACCCGCGACCTCGATTTTGCCTACGCCCTGCCCGAGGTGGCGCGCTTTCGCGGCAACATCCTCGACACCCATCGCGGCATCGCCGGGGTGTTTCGCATCATCCCGAGCAAGATTCTCTCCGCCGACGAGCTCAACCTGCCCGAGGGCATCCGCAAGCTCACCCGGCTGAAAAAAGGCCTGGTGCTGGTCACCGGCCCCACGGGCAGCGGCAAGTCGACGACCCTTGCGGCCATGATCGATCTGATCAACAGCACGCGCAAGGAACACATCCTCACCCTGGAAGATCCCCTGGAATTTATTCACGAAAACAAGCAGTCCCTCATCAACCAGCGCCAGGTGGGGCAGCACACCCAATCCTTCACCAATGCCCTGCGCGCCGCGCTGCGCGAGGATCCCGACGTGATCCTGGTGGGCGAGATGCGCGATCTGGAAACCATCTCCCTGGCCATGACGGCGGCGGAAACCGGCCATCTGGTGTTCGGCACCCTGCACACCAACTCGGCGGCCAAGACCATCGACCGCATCATCGACGCCTTTCCCAAGGACGCCCAGGAGCAGGTGCGCACCATGCTCGGCGAAAGCCTCAAGGGGGTGGTCTGCCAGCAGTTGATGAAGACCGCCGACGGCAAGGGGCGGGTGGCGGCCCATGAAATTCTCATCGGCAACGCGGCGGTGAGCAACCTGATCCGCGAGGGCAAGACCTTCCAGATTCCCTCCATCATGCAGACCGCCAAGGGCGAGGGCATGCAGCTCATGGATCAGCGCATCATGGAATTGCTCAAGGAGAACCGGGTCACGCCCGAGGAGGCCTACCGCTGCGCCGTGGAGAAGCGATCCTTCGAGGCGCTGCTGCCGAAAAACGGCGCCGCGCCCGGGCGCTGAGCCGGGCGGGTTGCCGCCGCCGGGGCAGGGGTGGTATAAAGGCGTTTATCAGGCCAAGGCCTGCATCCCGTGTTTGCCAAGGATCTCCCGTGCGCGACAGCTTCGGCCGGACCATCAATTATCTGCGGCTCTCCATCACCGACCGCTGCAACCTGCGCTGCCGCTACTGCATGCCGGTGGAAGGGGTCGACTCTCTCGGTCACGGACAGATCCTCTCCTATGAGGAGCTGTTGCGCGTCGCCGCCGCGGCCGCCGCCCTGGGGGTGCGCAAGATCCGCCTCACGGGCGGCGAACCCCTGGTGCGCAAGGGCCTGGTGGAGTTCGTCGCGCGCCTGGCGGCCCTGCCCGAGCATCCCGAGATCACCCTGACCACCAACGGCCTGCTGCTTGCCGAACACGCCGAGGATCTCAAGCGCGCCGGTCTGTCGCGGGTCAACGTCAGCCTCGACACCCTGCGCCCCGAGCGCTTCGAGGAATTGACGCGGCGCCCCGGATTCGAGCAGGTGCTGGCTGGGCTGGCGGCGGCCGAGCGGGTCGGGCTGGCGCCGCTGAAAATCAACATGGTGCCCATCGCCGGGGTCAATGCCGACGAGGTCGCCGATTTCGCCCGCCTGACCCTGGAACACGCCTGGGAGGTGCGCTTCATCGAATTCATGCCGGTCAGCGGCAACCTCGACTATCCGCCGGAGAGCCGCTTTCCCGCCGACGACATCGTCGCCGCCTTTTCCGCCCTGGGGCCGGTGGAAGAACTGCCGCGCCATGACTCGGGCGCGGTCGCGCGTCTTTATCGCCTCGCCGGCGCCAAGGGCCGCATCGGCGTCATCCCGGCCGTCTCGCACCATTTCTGCCATGAATGCAATCGCCTGCGGGTGACGGCCGAGGGGCGCCTGCGTCCCTGTCTGTTTTCCGATCTGGAACTGGATCTGCGCGCCTTGCTGCGCGGAGGGGCGAGCGATGCGGAGGTGCGGGATTTTCTGCGCCAGGCGGTGAGCGCCAAGCCGGAGAAACATCACATCGGCGAGGAGGATTTCAAGCCCGGCTGCCGACCCATGCAGGGCATCGGCGGCTGAGGGGCGCGCAACGCAAAAAGCCCGCGACCGCGGGCTTTTTGCTGGAAAATCGTCGGGGGATCAGCTTTGCTTATCGTCGGACTTGCCTTCGATCCGGTCGGCCTTGGCGGCCTTGTTTTCGTCATCGTCGCCCTTGATGCCTTCCTTGAAGTTGCGCAGCCCCTTGCCCAGGGCGCTGCCGACCTGGGGCAGCTTGCCCGCGCCGAAAATCACCAGAACCAGCACCAGGATGATCAAAAGTTCCTGCGTACCCAATCCGAACATGGCCGTTTTCTCCTGAGAAAAGAGTCGGATTGACAATACCATCGGCGGCTT
This window of the Geoalkalibacter sp. genome carries:
- a CDS encoding type IV pilus twitching motility protein PilT; amino-acid sequence: MAKIDALFKLMKQQGASDLHISSGAPPILRLHGEMQQLNYPPLNGEQARALLFEILSAEQRKQFEDTRDLDFAYALPEVARFRGNILDTHRGIAGVFRIIPSKILSADELNLPEGIRKLTRLKKGLVLVTGPTGSGKSTTLAAMIDLINSTRKEHILTLEDPLEFIHENKQSLINQRQVGQHTQSFTNALRAALREDPDVILVGEMRDLETISLAMTAAETGHLVFGTLHTNSAAKTIDRIIDAFPKDAQEQVRTMLGESLKGVVCQQLMKTADGKGRVAAHEILIGNAAVSNLIREGKTFQIPSIMQTAKGEGMQLMDQRIMELLKENRVTPEEAYRCAVEKRSFEALLPKNGAAPGR
- the moaA gene encoding GTP 3',8-cyclase MoaA, producing the protein MRDSFGRTINYLRLSITDRCNLRCRYCMPVEGVDSLGHGQILSYEELLRVAAAAAALGVRKIRLTGGEPLVRKGLVEFVARLAALPEHPEITLTTNGLLLAEHAEDLKRAGLSRVNVSLDTLRPERFEELTRRPGFEQVLAGLAAAERVGLAPLKINMVPIAGVNADEVADFARLTLEHAWEVRFIEFMPVSGNLDYPPESRFPADDIVAAFSALGPVEELPRHDSGAVARLYRLAGAKGRIGVIPAVSHHFCHECNRLRVTAEGRLRPCLFSDLELDLRALLRGGASDAEVRDFLRQAVSAKPEKHHIGEEDFKPGCRPMQGIGG
- the tatA gene encoding twin-arginine translocase TatA/TatE family subunit, which codes for MFGLGTQELLIILVLVLVIFGAGKLPQVGSALGKGLRNFKEGIKGDDDENKAAKADRIEGKSDDKQS